From Dethiosulfovibrio russensis, a single genomic window includes:
- a CDS encoding TSCPD domain-containing protein: MTKEDRRYRDRFDPSVDVNMLENPLIPRQSENAAWLLDQRYLLSRYDRAEGKVRKEASFEEFARRVSRVIASVETLYVGEDDLNWIRVLEKNLFSDILNRRFLFNSPCLFGAAAGMTVDPAMSELIYRSPDDMSYSDYVAVRDGKTESQQLFACFVISVEDSIEGIFDSVKDAAVISKYGGGVGGNFGNLREFGSDIKGGTGGKASGPVSFMETWNTMGSVVVQGGRRRAALMGMLYDDHPDVERFMDAKVEDGKLPYFNISVSVSDELLTKAAQGGDFHLRSRADGSVAKTVKAADLWDKLCRNAWRRGDPGVFFGDRANVDNILKKDPQWRIESTNPCVTGDTWVMTDEGPKQAVNLVGRPTTLLVDGKGHETEGFFSTGVKPVFELKTKEGHSLKLTADHKVMVDTDGEWSWIPAGELSEGNILRLHDHSGEGKISKVMFDSLVPCGEEEVFDVQVPGVNAFDANGLYVHNCGEQPLPNYTSCNLGSVNLEAFVSSESSGEAVFDMDSFVDQVFRSVYYLDLVIDATSYPLERIAERTKMIRPVGLGLMGLADAAIMLGISYGSESFNRFCRSLGGTMASAALAATVRIVSEEGKDPFPEHRLVSDLMESFRCEAGLPDAVDRWLERMDEGGFRELLERMRRTDTVPYTLVNTLEALLSAASVHRGDGMGLVREVLEALFSGRMRTSRRLSVAPTGSISMLLDASPGIEPNFAWSWSRKVMSATGDGGYETREYFHRLMTAEHKDEFRRTGGISDPRFVTAYDIGTDSHVEVTGIFAAVVDSGISKTVNLPSEATVDDVRQVYEDCYRMGCKGITIYRDGSRSDQPIEAKKSDEPEKRPLSSKVKERPGSIVFGKTIKDVTPWGSMYVTINYDGDDPFEVFASLGKSGSEMKSMTEALSRVISIGLRSGGRLEDFISTLRGISGKEYWLFECDDDRVVRSIPDGIAILMEKLSGLGGETLKNVPKCPECGSPMEMVGGCEYCFSCGYSPCK; encoded by the coding sequence ATGACCAAAGAGGATAGGCGCTACAGGGACCGTTTCGATCCGTCCGTCGACGTGAATATGTTGGAGAATCCCCTTATTCCGAGGCAGTCGGAGAACGCCGCCTGGCTGCTGGATCAGAGGTATCTTCTGAGCCGCTACGACCGGGCGGAGGGGAAGGTTCGAAAGGAGGCGTCCTTCGAGGAGTTCGCCCGAAGGGTGTCTCGTGTCATAGCCTCGGTGGAGACTTTATACGTGGGCGAGGACGATCTGAACTGGATCAGGGTTCTCGAGAAGAATCTTTTCTCCGATATATTGAACCGTCGTTTTCTGTTCAACTCCCCCTGTCTTTTCGGTGCCGCCGCCGGTATGACCGTCGATCCGGCTATGTCGGAGCTGATCTATCGGTCGCCCGACGATATGTCCTATTCGGATTACGTGGCGGTGAGAGACGGCAAGACCGAGAGCCAGCAGCTTTTCGCCTGTTTCGTCATTTCCGTGGAGGACAGCATCGAGGGGATTTTCGATTCGGTAAAGGACGCCGCCGTCATAAGCAAGTACGGCGGAGGGGTCGGCGGCAATTTCGGCAATCTGAGGGAGTTCGGCTCGGATATAAAGGGAGGCACCGGCGGCAAGGCCAGCGGTCCGGTTTCCTTCATGGAGACCTGGAACACCATGGGTTCCGTGGTGGTCCAGGGAGGACGTCGCAGGGCCGCTTTGATGGGGATGCTTTACGACGATCATCCCGACGTGGAGCGTTTCATGGACGCCAAGGTGGAGGACGGCAAGCTGCCCTATTTCAACATTTCCGTTTCCGTCTCGGACGAGCTTCTGACCAAGGCAGCCCAGGGAGGGGATTTCCACCTCCGTTCCAGGGCGGACGGTTCCGTCGCCAAGACGGTAAAGGCCGCCGATCTGTGGGATAAGCTGTGTCGCAACGCCTGGCGCAGAGGGGACCCCGGCGTGTTCTTCGGCGACAGGGCCAACGTGGACAACATCCTGAAGAAAGACCCCCAATGGCGCATAGAGTCCACCAATCCGTGCGTTACCGGAGATACCTGGGTTATGACCGACGAGGGACCCAAGCAGGCGGTGAATCTGGTCGGAAGGCCGACGACTCTGCTGGTGGATGGCAAGGGTCACGAAACGGAGGGTTTTTTCTCCACAGGCGTAAAACCCGTCTTCGAGCTGAAGACCAAGGAAGGACATTCCCTAAAACTAACCGCCGATCATAAGGTTATGGTGGATACAGACGGAGAATGGAGCTGGATTCCTGCCGGAGAGCTTTCCGAGGGAAATATTTTGAGGCTTCACGATCATTCCGGCGAAGGAAAGATATCGAAAGTGATGTTCGATTCCCTGGTTCCTTGTGGGGAGGAGGAGGTTTTCGACGTTCAGGTGCCGGGGGTAAACGCCTTCGACGCCAACGGGCTTTACGTCCATAACTGTGGCGAGCAGCCGTTGCCTAATTACACCAGCTGCAACCTGGGATCGGTTAACCTGGAGGCTTTCGTGTCAAGCGAGTCCAGCGGAGAGGCTGTCTTCGACATGGATTCCTTCGTGGATCAGGTGTTTCGGTCGGTCTACTATCTCGATCTGGTTATAGATGCCACGTCCTATCCGTTGGAGCGGATCGCCGAGCGCACCAAGATGATACGTCCCGTAGGGCTTGGCCTGATGGGGCTTGCCGACGCCGCCATAATGCTGGGGATCTCCTACGGTTCGGAGAGCTTCAACCGGTTCTGCCGCTCTCTGGGAGGAACCATGGCCTCGGCGGCCCTGGCCGCCACGGTCAGGATAGTGTCTGAGGAGGGAAAGGATCCCTTCCCGGAGCATCGGTTGGTGTCGGACCTCATGGAGAGCTTCCGCTGCGAGGCCGGATTGCCCGATGCTGTGGACCGTTGGTTGGAGCGGATGGACGAGGGCGGCTTCAGGGAGCTGCTGGAGCGTATGAGGCGGACCGACACGGTTCCCTATACACTGGTTAACACCCTGGAGGCCCTCTTGAGCGCCGCCTCGGTTCACAGAGGCGACGGGATGGGGCTGGTCCGAGAGGTGCTGGAGGCCCTTTTCTCCGGCAGGATGAGAACCAGCCGTCGTCTCAGCGTGGCTCCGACCGGGTCCATATCGATGTTGCTGGACGCCAGCCCCGGTATAGAGCCCAATTTCGCCTGGAGCTGGAGCAGAAAGGTGATGTCCGCCACCGGGGACGGAGGCTACGAGACGAGGGAGTATTTCCACCGTCTGATGACGGCGGAGCATAAAGACGAGTTCCGTCGCACCGGCGGGATCTCCGACCCCCGTTTCGTCACCGCTTACGACATAGGCACCGATTCCCACGTGGAGGTTACCGGGATCTTCGCCGCCGTGGTGGACAGCGGCATCAGCAAGACGGTGAACTTGCCATCGGAGGCGACGGTGGACGACGTCAGGCAGGTCTACGAGGACTGTTACCGCATGGGATGCAAGGGTATCACCATATATCGCGACGGTTCCAGGTCGGATCAGCCCATAGAGGCCAAGAAGTCCGACGAGCCGGAGAAACGGCCCCTCAGTTCCAAGGTGAAGGAGCGTCCGGGCAGCATCGTTTTCGGCAAGACGATAAAGGACGTGACCCCCTGGGGCAGCATGTACGTGACCATAAACTACGACGGCGACGATCCCTTCGAGGTCTTCGCGTCTCTGGGCAAGAGCGGTTCGGAGATGAAGAGCATGACCGAGGCCCTGTCCCGGGTGATCTCCATAGGTCTTCGTAGCGGCGGCAGGCTGGAGGATTTCATTTCCACCTTGAGGGGCATTTCCGGCAAGGAGTACTGGCTTTTCGAGTGCGACGACGACAGGGTCGTCCGTTCGATCCCGGACGGTATAGCCATCCTCATGGAGAAGCTTTCCGGACTGGGCGGCGAAACGTTGAAGAATGTTCCCAAGTGTCCCGAGTGCGGTTCTCCCATGGAGATGGTGGGTGGCTGCGAGTACTGTTTCAGCTGCGGCTACTCGCCCTGTAAGTAG
- a CDS encoding Synerg-CTERM sorting domain-containing protein: MKTVIRSVSSLLTAITLIFLSLSPGWADPMLLYVTCDSAYTAGTFGSVDSIKGTVTATPDRIVNLNGDSKVFTYSHDGSPYVWVANGSSWGTDQDLDQVYVYPLGSYDDGSRIFAGNRGTNVYDLASHNGRVYLANYANLSMSVYQGDDLSRLESLCLDFSTILPKYVPNYVTGYFNAMKIVDGYIYALFMCSDSPSDYYGNDGPGVLLKIDPQDSSVQAYAKVGKNAKHISHYNGAIYVTCFGGSMGYGNVAPTNETRIDKVNITTDSEEMPVTTFLGKDDITKGVGEHYAFENFMVDDGGTAYFIAYLNDGSWPSVNKLCKIDMAKPSEMQTVYTGPWMNASAMDRERDIMWISCRGTGEGDSYIKGFDLKGDQIASFDGSDLGNMPYSLAIVPISAGGTAPAKASILSPADGATVSADAVTFKWYSPDGSDGKKYSIHLGTAADELYPVLVNSAKTEIDPGTVNLLSGKTYSWRVDVTANDKTTKGDLFSFKTASEAYVVSPDMGVAFLDDSISTDIVSYDRAELEQKDISIQVASADVPLAGSNETYFRDESRKIEITLSDDTGIYRTPTMEVCLSVDLKTKAPDTYEEIKDEIAGGSGTLVKAVLTRMAFYKQIQGTTYDLAALAKEQDSADYDKYFSVEMKGGILSITTRIVLTNADGGSNVVSTKESGTDRFFLVHCDSKTESGKTVLIDPLWLGIKDTSSDDPGKTGVSGGGCNAVGFSGGTLSLLLPLLILLKKR, translated from the coding sequence ATGAAAACCGTCATCCGCTCTGTATCGTCTCTACTGACGGCAATAACCCTGATCTTCCTGTCCCTCTCCCCGGGATGGGCCGATCCCATGCTTCTCTACGTCACCTGCGACAGCGCCTACACCGCCGGAACCTTCGGGTCGGTGGACTCCATCAAGGGAACAGTAACAGCCACGCCAGACCGTATAGTTAACCTGAACGGCGACTCAAAGGTGTTTACCTACAGCCACGACGGCTCCCCCTACGTATGGGTCGCCAACGGAAGCAGCTGGGGAACCGACCAGGACCTGGACCAGGTGTACGTGTACCCCCTGGGATCCTACGACGACGGCAGCCGAATCTTCGCAGGCAACAGAGGCACCAACGTCTACGACCTGGCATCCCACAACGGCAGGGTCTATCTGGCCAACTACGCCAACCTCAGCATGTCTGTCTACCAGGGAGACGACCTCTCCAGATTAGAGTCTCTATGCCTGGACTTCTCAACCATACTTCCCAAATACGTTCCGAACTACGTAACAGGTTACTTCAACGCCATGAAAATCGTCGACGGCTATATCTACGCCCTGTTCATGTGCTCCGACAGTCCCTCGGACTACTACGGCAACGACGGCCCGGGCGTACTCCTCAAAATAGATCCTCAGGACAGCTCGGTACAGGCCTACGCCAAGGTCGGCAAAAACGCCAAACACATCAGCCACTATAACGGAGCCATCTACGTCACCTGCTTCGGCGGCTCCATGGGCTACGGCAACGTCGCCCCCACAAACGAAACCAGAATAGACAAAGTAAACATAACCACCGACTCGGAGGAAATGCCGGTAACCACCTTCCTGGGCAAAGACGACATAACTAAAGGGGTGGGCGAACACTACGCCTTCGAAAACTTCATGGTGGACGACGGAGGCACAGCCTACTTCATAGCCTACCTCAACGACGGAAGCTGGCCCTCGGTCAACAAACTCTGCAAAATCGACATGGCCAAGCCCTCCGAAATGCAGACTGTCTACACCGGCCCCTGGATGAACGCCTCCGCCATGGACAGAGAGAGAGACATCATGTGGATATCCTGCCGGGGAACCGGAGAAGGAGACAGCTACATAAAGGGATTCGACCTCAAAGGCGACCAGATAGCCTCCTTCGACGGATCCGACCTGGGCAACATGCCCTACTCCCTGGCGATCGTTCCCATCTCGGCTGGAGGAACCGCCCCTGCCAAGGCCTCCATACTGTCTCCCGCCGACGGAGCGACCGTCTCGGCCGACGCCGTGACCTTCAAATGGTACTCGCCCGACGGAAGCGACGGCAAGAAATACTCGATCCACCTCGGAACCGCCGCCGACGAGCTCTATCCCGTTCTGGTGAACTCGGCCAAAACCGAGATAGATCCCGGCACGGTAAACCTCCTCTCCGGCAAAACCTACAGCTGGAGGGTTGACGTAACGGCAAACGACAAAACCACCAAGGGCGACCTATTCAGCTTCAAGACCGCTTCCGAAGCCTACGTCGTATCGCCCGACATGGGAGTGGCCTTCCTGGACGACTCCATAAGCACCGACATCGTCAGCTACGACAGGGCCGAACTGGAGCAAAAGGACATCTCGATACAGGTCGCCTCGGCGGACGTTCCTCTGGCCGGATCGAACGAAACCTATTTCAGAGACGAATCTCGCAAAATAGAGATAACCCTCTCCGACGACACGGGCATCTACAGAACCCCCACCATGGAAGTATGCCTGTCGGTGGACCTGAAGACCAAGGCACCGGACACCTACGAAGAGATCAAAGACGAAATCGCAGGAGGATCGGGAACGCTGGTCAAGGCCGTACTGACAAGAATGGCCTTCTACAAGCAAATACAGGGAACCACCTACGACCTGGCAGCCCTGGCTAAGGAGCAGGACTCGGCCGACTACGACAAATACTTCTCCGTGGAGATGAAAGGCGGCATCCTGTCCATCACCACGAGGATAGTGCTCACCAACGCCGACGGAGGATCGAACGTCGTATCGACCAAGGAATCGGGAACCGACCGATTTTTCCTCGTCCACTGCGACAGCAAAACGGAGAGCGGAAAAACCGTCTTGATAGACCCGCTCTGGCTGGGCATAAAGGACACCTCCTCGGACGACCCCGGTAAAACCGGCGTATCCGGAGGAGGCTGCAACGCCGTCGGCTTCTCCGGCGGAACTCTGAGCCTTCTGCTGCCCCTTCTGATACTGCTGAAGAAACGCTAG
- a CDS encoding TonB-dependent receptor plug domain-containing protein — protein sequence MKIGKKTKRGTLAALTIATATAVTVSSWATETTVSPVVVTASTLMEDQEKSAGSVTVIKPEKTKGEFKTLPDLLEQSAGIHVIEAKGRGGYSVASVRGSTAAQVAVYVDDILVNLGSESAVDLSAIPVENVETVEIYRGYIPPKFGVAGMGAVISITTKRPEKGQGSVTAGAGSFGERRLSGNYATPVGEGKLSMAFELGTADGDFPYTNRPVPGNPSLNYDTYRTNNGWDDRSLALRWENSDWDLGYSYKNRDRDIPMPAPGYDSTSTKIARTDQTTTRQDLFLGKNQGDWEWRISYGTQDKTFRDPDGDLDSIVPGNHRTEYDTERLNADLNGSFLAGERHFFEWAARWGQETLDISEDENYFRINKDLKKYHYSQHSASATLQDTIILDEMGNLLLIPMVRWNYQDDEDHTSWSLGLNWKPGNDWLVKATYGRYNRAPNMYEKYGDGVGIAPNTDLEWEEGTHYDLGIHKTWEGENWSGRTGLTAFVLDTENLIEFIQLNQRYSMYRNIGKGHVEGLELESAFDWGRWRLNLACTWMDGENRSAGVRNGKKLRNRPELAWFARLTHDLSEKTQIFGEYTFTGDNYYSDDDTAVYDDLSIVNAGVRYRLNDDSLLVFGVDDVLDEGPERMIVPAPGYYGNERQPWYPLQGRTFHLSYSLKF from the coding sequence ATGAAAATCGGAAAGAAAACGAAAAGGGGAACCCTGGCCGCCCTGACCATAGCGACAGCCACAGCCGTGACCGTTTCCTCCTGGGCCACGGAGACAACCGTATCTCCCGTCGTCGTCACAGCCTCCACCCTCATGGAGGACCAGGAAAAATCCGCCGGCTCCGTAACGGTCATAAAACCGGAAAAGACCAAGGGAGAGTTCAAAACCCTGCCGGACCTGCTGGAACAATCGGCGGGGATACACGTCATAGAGGCAAAGGGAAGAGGAGGCTACTCGGTAGCGTCGGTGAGGGGAAGCACCGCTGCCCAGGTAGCGGTCTACGTGGACGACATACTGGTAAACCTGGGAAGTGAATCGGCGGTGGACCTGTCGGCCATACCGGTGGAAAACGTCGAAACAGTGGAGATCTACCGAGGCTACATTCCGCCTAAATTCGGCGTAGCCGGAATGGGTGCGGTCATAAGCATAACCACGAAAAGGCCGGAAAAAGGACAGGGATCGGTAACGGCAGGAGCGGGATCCTTCGGAGAAAGACGACTAAGCGGCAACTACGCCACCCCGGTAGGAGAGGGCAAACTCTCCATGGCCTTCGAGCTGGGAACCGCCGACGGAGACTTTCCCTACACGAACCGCCCCGTTCCGGGCAACCCGTCCTTGAACTACGACACCTACAGGACCAACAACGGATGGGACGACAGAAGCCTTGCCCTCCGCTGGGAAAACTCCGACTGGGACCTGGGCTACTCCTACAAAAACAGAGACAGAGACATACCCATGCCAGCCCCGGGATACGACAGCACATCGACCAAAATAGCCAGAACCGACCAGACCACCACAAGGCAGGACCTTTTTCTGGGCAAAAACCAGGGAGACTGGGAATGGCGGATCTCCTACGGAACCCAGGACAAAACCTTCAGGGACCCCGACGGCGACCTCGACTCGATCGTACCGGGCAACCACCGCACCGAATACGACACGGAAAGGCTGAACGCCGACCTGAACGGATCGTTCCTGGCGGGAGAAAGACACTTCTTCGAATGGGCCGCCCGATGGGGACAGGAAACCCTGGACATATCGGAAGACGAAAACTACTTTCGGATAAACAAAGACCTGAAAAAATACCACTACAGCCAGCACTCCGCCTCCGCCACCCTGCAGGACACTATAATCCTGGACGAAATGGGAAACCTCCTACTGATACCTATGGTGAGATGGAACTACCAGGACGACGAGGACCACACATCGTGGAGCCTGGGGCTGAACTGGAAACCCGGAAACGACTGGCTGGTCAAGGCAACCTACGGCAGATACAACAGAGCCCCGAACATGTACGAAAAATACGGCGACGGAGTCGGCATAGCTCCCAACACCGACCTGGAATGGGAAGAGGGAACCCACTACGATCTGGGGATACACAAAACCTGGGAAGGGGAAAACTGGAGCGGCAGAACCGGCCTGACGGCCTTCGTCCTGGACACTGAAAACCTCATAGAGTTCATACAGCTCAACCAACGCTACAGCATGTACCGCAACATAGGAAAGGGACACGTCGAAGGGCTTGAGCTGGAAAGCGCATTCGACTGGGGAAGATGGAGACTAAACCTGGCCTGCACCTGGATGGACGGAGAAAATCGCTCCGCCGGAGTCCGAAACGGCAAAAAGCTGAGAAACCGTCCGGAGCTGGCCTGGTTCGCCAGACTCACCCACGACCTTAGCGAAAAAACACAGATCTTCGGCGAATACACCTTCACCGGAGACAACTACTACAGCGACGACGACACGGCGGTCTACGACGACCTATCCATAGTCAACGCCGGAGTGAGATACAGACTGAACGACGACAGCCTTCTGGTCTTCGGGGTGGACGACGTCTTAGACGAAGGCCCGGAACGGATGATAGTTCCCGCCCCGGGCTACTACGGCAACGAGAGGCAGCCCTGGTATCCCCTTCAGGGACGGACCTTCCACCTCTCATACTCTCTCAAATTCTGA
- a CDS encoding YjbH domain-containing protein, whose product MKRAFLSLALAFLSLSLFVCPVFAVSPSNGGFAGLWEYPTAEVPGDGRGWVGFGRYDPYSPYYVNMGLLPWMEFNFRLTEFRTVPMAVWDYYVDKAIDVKFLLYGQKGWIPSFAVGATDISGTKITDAKYAVATWNLNDWALTVGYGSDRYNGVFGGFSWQALDWLKFKAEYGNLDYSGDRVSGTRILKENPTSDFNYGLVASWEDLSLSLSRQRGNEWCWALSYSFDVHKNFLGGRKKRMAKPEDAEVLSWDEVSAEDMSLNLVEAVGSSIGVRDVNVLVGDRKVLVAYENIGYSSQAEALARVMVMSSWLIPWDVDFVAFVPRVRGVPIVRLDVPGSQLGLLRMGQLNRHDGNMAKVRWARGSRFSVAPDEEWTFFRKPGETLHKGQNAFKVMLTADLRVDRKTTKPFFMSRWSVDYVYDWRSSEGMAAHLDVRQPFANDIDQWFETEVNDETRIWKGVFSYLHRFGDGVYGLAEVGWLDDMWFGANLWGRWYGKDGTWWVGGRYSLLHERDPYSFAGLSDNQLWISQPTNIPYDGEWWSVWWAQANYTVMPYNVDLTAEYGKFVDGDMGYNLQATRNWDDLSIGLYYRVTENKIPGENYTKTGAVLDIPADAWWGTESAQYWHQDMRINSAWIYNGGRIPGAWKTPEQLLGQLRPELLRRNLYLALDDYGRSLRGRPSYHDEVLRSHSLYDYITGEYRVKEDGALLGVQ is encoded by the coding sequence ATGAAAAGGGCGTTTTTATCTTTGGCCCTGGCGTTTTTATCTTTATCTTTGTTCGTCTGCCCCGTTTTTGCCGTCAGTCCGTCCAACGGAGGGTTTGCCGGGTTATGGGAGTATCCTACGGCGGAGGTTCCCGGAGACGGCAGAGGATGGGTCGGTTTTGGACGTTATGATCCCTATTCTCCCTACTACGTGAACATGGGGCTTTTGCCATGGATGGAGTTCAACTTTCGTCTGACCGAGTTTCGTACCGTTCCAATGGCGGTGTGGGATTACTATGTGGACAAGGCCATAGACGTGAAGTTTCTGCTTTACGGCCAGAAGGGGTGGATTCCCAGCTTTGCCGTAGGGGCCACCGACATATCGGGAACCAAGATAACCGACGCCAAGTATGCCGTCGCCACCTGGAATCTGAACGATTGGGCCTTGACGGTAGGTTACGGTTCCGATCGTTACAACGGTGTTTTCGGAGGTTTCAGCTGGCAGGCTCTGGACTGGCTGAAGTTCAAGGCTGAGTACGGTAATTTGGATTATTCGGGAGACAGGGTGTCCGGAACAAGGATATTGAAGGAAAACCCCACCTCCGATTTCAACTACGGTCTGGTGGCCTCCTGGGAAGATCTGAGCCTGTCCTTGAGCCGTCAGAGAGGGAACGAGTGGTGCTGGGCTCTTTCCTATTCCTTCGACGTTCACAAGAATTTCCTCGGAGGAAGAAAGAAGAGGATGGCCAAGCCCGAGGACGCCGAGGTTCTTTCCTGGGACGAGGTTTCCGCCGAGGATATGTCCTTGAATCTGGTGGAGGCAGTGGGAAGCTCCATCGGGGTTCGAGATGTAAACGTTTTGGTCGGAGACAGGAAGGTTTTGGTGGCCTACGAGAACATCGGCTACAGTTCTCAGGCCGAGGCACTGGCCAGGGTTATGGTCATGTCTTCTTGGCTGATTCCCTGGGATGTGGATTTCGTGGCCTTCGTGCCCAGGGTCAGAGGGGTTCCGATAGTCAGGTTGGACGTGCCTGGGTCTCAGCTCGGGCTGCTAAGGATGGGGCAGCTGAACCGTCACGACGGGAATATGGCGAAAGTCCGCTGGGCCAGGGGAAGCCGTTTTTCCGTGGCTCCCGACGAGGAATGGACCTTCTTCAGAAAGCCAGGAGAGACCCTTCACAAGGGACAGAACGCCTTCAAGGTAATGCTCACGGCGGATCTCAGGGTGGACAGAAAGACTACCAAGCCCTTTTTCATGTCTCGTTGGAGCGTGGACTACGTTTACGATTGGAGAAGTTCCGAGGGTATGGCGGCCCATCTGGACGTGCGTCAACCCTTCGCCAACGATATAGATCAGTGGTTCGAGACGGAGGTGAACGACGAGACCAGGATCTGGAAAGGGGTTTTCAGCTATCTGCATCGTTTCGGCGACGGGGTGTACGGTTTGGCCGAGGTTGGGTGGCTGGACGATATGTGGTTCGGGGCCAATCTCTGGGGTCGTTGGTACGGCAAAGACGGCACCTGGTGGGTCGGCGGACGATACAGTCTCTTGCACGAGAGGGATCCCTATAGTTTCGCAGGGCTTTCGGATAATCAGCTTTGGATATCTCAACCTACTAATATACCCTATGACGGGGAGTGGTGGTCCGTGTGGTGGGCTCAGGCCAACTACACCGTTATGCCCTACAACGTGGATCTGACCGCCGAGTACGGAAAGTTCGTAGACGGCGATATGGGCTACAATCTTCAGGCGACCAGGAACTGGGACGATCTTTCCATAGGGCTCTATTACAGGGTTACGGAAAACAAGATTCCCGGGGAGAACTACACCAAGACTGGTGCCGTTTTGGATATTCCCGCCGATGCCTGGTGGGGAACCGAGAGCGCTCAGTATTGGCATCAGGATATGAGGATAAACTCGGCCTGGATATACAACGGCGGTCGCATTCCCGGTGCCTGGAAGACGCCGGAGCAGCTGCTGGGGCAGCTTAGACCGGAGCTGCTTAGGCGTAATCTCTATCTTGCCCTGGACGATTACGGCCGTTCCCTGAGGGGCAGGCCGTCCTATCACGACGAGGTGCTCCGCAGCCACAGTCTGTACGATTACATAACCGGCGAGTACAGGGTTAAGGAGGACGGGGCCCTTTTGGGGGTTCAGTAG
- a CDS encoding Synerg-CTERM sorting domain-containing protein: MKKFLVSLLAVAVVLSMAGVVLAADPHDPHNPTDDPTKPSVKPVTSGDVVVIEKPTTTTKSVDITVSSDKTEVADAINKLITGNNFIPSYVYVGGKSLDKIVTPATMFQMSAVSSDLASVDKMEIIVSMDATKVNAAFMQAHYDGTLLIDKTSYDLKAKSWYGDPVVTAEAISDDKAVKVTVNGPKYFFTTADVVLAKTTATSSGGDSSSGCNVGFAPMALLLGLPLFFLKK; encoded by the coding sequence ATGAAGAAGTTTCTTGTAAGCCTTTTGGCCGTAGCCGTGGTTCTGTCCATGGCAGGCGTGGTGTTGGCTGCCGATCCTCACGATCCGCACAATCCCACTGATGATCCCACGAAGCCTTCTGTTAAGCCGGTTACCTCCGGCGACGTAGTGGTTATCGAAAAGCCTACCACTACCACCAAGAGTGTCGATATCACCGTATCCTCCGACAAGACCGAGGTGGCCGATGCCATCAACAAGCTGATCACTGGTAATAACTTCATTCCCAGCTATGTCTACGTTGGCGGAAAGAGCCTCGACAAGATCGTTACTCCCGCAACCATGTTCCAGATGAGCGCTGTCAGCAGCGATCTTGCGAGCGTGGATAAGATGGAGATCATCGTCTCCATGGATGCCACCAAGGTTAACGCTGCCTTTATGCAGGCCCACTACGATGGAACTCTCCTTATCGACAAAACCAGCTATGATCTCAAAGCCAAGAGCTGGTACGGCGATCCGGTGGTTACCGCCGAGGCTATCTCCGACGATAAGGCCGTCAAGGTGACCGTCAACGGTCCCAAGTACTTCTTCACCACGGCGGACGTGGTTCTCGCCAAGACCACCGCTACTTCCAGCGGCGGCGATTCCTCCAGCGGCTGTAACGTAGGCTTCGCTCCTATGGCTCTGCTTCTTGGTCTGCCTCTGTTCTTCCTGAAGAAGTAA